In Mytilus trossulus isolate FHL-02 chromosome 14, PNRI_Mtr1.1.1.hap1, whole genome shotgun sequence, a genomic segment contains:
- the LOC134696892 gene encoding uncharacterized protein LOC134696892 yields the protein MSDTEVSIPSKESLEPDKISDEDVSNADLFSLFTTYMNSKLAGIERNLDDKTHSLAKKVKKVETTFRFKGNQIQFELNSDIIDSIDRAVEYIDSKRPARATKLLEESSKVLKMRNKLIRIADKSEGGWNTVQEYLSDDVASNSEDEKRIRAAETRAVRKIKTTKTEKKQGRKRPAEAAGAPSQGTHNGGSFIPTISTQQPFRGSHGQAGPSRQAKAGDMCYSCANFGHWARDCRAKDKKSGYRGGAV from the coding sequence ATGTCCGACACTGAAGTATCCATACCAAGTAAGGAGTCCCTTGAACCAGATAAGATTTCCGACGAAGACGTTAGTAATGccgatttgttttctttgttcacGACCTACATGAACAGCAAGTTGGCAGGTATTGAGAGAAACTTGGACGACAAGACCCACAGCCTTGCTAAGAAGGTGAAGAAAGTCGAAACCACGTTCCGTTTTAAAGGGAACCAAATACAGTTTGAGTTAAATTCTGACATTATAGACAGTATTGACAGAGCCGTAGAATACATTGACAGTAAGAGGCCCGCTAGAGCTACGAAGCTTCTTGAAGAGTCCAGTAAAGTACTTAAAATGCGTAACAAGCTGATCCGGATAGCCGATAAGTCGGAGGGTGGCTGGAACACAGTGCAGGAGTATTTATCAGACGACGTTGCCAGTAACTCTGAGGATGAAAAACGTATTAGAGCGGCGGAAACTAGAGCAGTTAGGAAAATTAAGACGACAAAGACAGAGAAAAAACAAGGCCGTAAAAGACCCGCTGAAGCAGCAGGAGCACCCAGTCAAGGTACACATAATGGCGGCAGCTTTATTCCTACTATTTCTACACAACAGCCCTTTCGTGGCAGCCACGGCCAAGCTGGCCCGAGTAGACAGGCCAAGGCCGGAGACATGTGCTATTCATGTGCCAACTTTGGGCACTGGGCTAGAGATTGCCGAGCTAAGGACAAAAAATCTGGATACAGAGGAGGTGCCGTTTAA